In Rutidosis leptorrhynchoides isolate AG116_Rl617_1_P2 chromosome 2, CSIRO_AGI_Rlap_v1, whole genome shotgun sequence, one genomic interval encodes:
- the LOC139888277 gene encoding uncharacterized protein, with protein MEFKKYYLDLLMVPLSFMIFIGYHIWLWRKVQTQPFSTVMGTNAHGRRLWVFTIMKENNEKKNILAIQTIRNTIMGSTLMATTSIVLCCGLAAVISSSYSVKKPLNNTIYGAHGQFMVALKYVTLLVIFLFSFMCHSLSIRFIGQVNFLINCDEDSTLIVNSTYVSELLEKSFALSMIGNRLFYLALLIMFWIFGPESWLRHWVLVLLSSSTLVPVLYNLDMLFDHSLKSKSMA; from the exons ATGGAATTCAAGAAATACTATCTCGACTTACTAATGGTACCTTTATCGTTTATGATATTTATTGGGTATCACATTTGGTTATGGCGTAAGGTTCAAACTCAACCATTCTCGACTGTTATGGGTACAAATGCCCATGGACGCCGATTGTGGGTATTCACCATTATGAAG GAAAACAATGAGAAGAAAAACATCTTAGCTAT ACAAACGATTCGAAATACAATAATGGGATCAACTCTTATGGCTACAACATCAATAGTTTTATGTTGCGGTTTAGCGGCAGTTATAAGTAGCAGTTACAGTGTTAAAAAACCACTTAACAACACAATTTATGGTGCACATGGACAATTCATGGTTGCACTAAAGTATGTGACACTACTTGTTATCTTCCTTTTTTCATTCATGTGTCATTCTTTGTCAATTAGATTCATAGGCCAAGTGAATTTCTTAATCAACTGTGATGAAGATTCAACGTTAATAGTCAATTCTACATACGTGTCGGAACTTTTAGAGAAGAGTTTCGCGCTTAGCATGATAGGAAACCGGCTTTTCTACTTGGCGCTTCTCATTATGTTTTGGATTTTCGGTCCG GAATCCTGGCTTCGCCACTGGGTGTTGGTGTTGTTGAGTTCGTCGACTTTGGTCCCTGTTCTTTATAATCTTGATATGTTGTTTGATCATTCACTAAAGAGCAAATCAATGGCATGA